The following coding sequences lie in one Silene latifolia isolate original U9 population chromosome 5, ASM4854445v1, whole genome shotgun sequence genomic window:
- the LOC141655291 gene encoding uncharacterized protein LOC141655291, with protein sequence MALPRTVSGRNGIWVVVDRLTKSARFIPIRDTWSLERLAETYVAEVVRHHGVPLEIVSDRDPSYHASIKMAPFEALYGRRCRSPVCWDEPGDVLALGPDVSPMKGVKRFGIKGKLSPKFIGPYPIVERVGEVAYKLKLPASMGKTHDVFHVSQLRKYVSDPAHVIEPEVLEIEPDLTYEERPIRITDRKEKRLRNKVVPLVKVLWRCNRFEEETWETESSMRIKHPHLFD encoded by the exons ATGGCTCTACCGAGGACTGTATCTGGTAGGAATGGTATTTGGGTTGTGGTGGATCGTTTAACCAAGAGTGCTCGCTTCATCCCGATTCGCGATACTTGGAGTTTGGAGCGACTTGCTGAGACCTACGTTGCCGAGGTGGTACGACATCATGGTGTTCCCTTGGAGATAGTATCCGATCGTGATCCGAG TTATCACGCTTCAATCAAGATGGCTCCTTTTGAGGCTCTTTACGGACGTCGTTGCCGTAgccctgtgtgttgggatgaACCTGGAGATGTGTTGGCCCTTGGACCAGAT GTGTCTCCAATGAAAGGAGTGAAACGGTTTGGAATTAAaggcaagcttagtcctaagttcataggaccatatccGATCGTTGAGAGAGTTGGCGAAGTGGCTTACAAGCTCAAGCTACCCGCTTCGATGGGTAAGACTCACGACGTGTTCCATGTATCCCAGCTGAGGAAGTACGTTAGTGACCCCGCGCATGTGATCGAACCAGAAGTTTTAGAGATCGAACCAGACCTGACCTATGAGGAGAGACCGATCCGGATAACTGATAGGAAGGAAAAACGCCTTAGGAATAAAGTGGTGCCTTTAGTGAAGGTTCTCTGGCGTTGCAACCGCTTCGAGGAGGAGACTTGGGAGACCGAATCTTCTATGCGCATTAAGCACCCTCACCTCTTCGATTAA
- the LOC141655292 gene encoding uncharacterized protein LOC141655292: MERRFEICEVPNQRHGELRPSIICKVKPTIGGELLCSLRRKDGGAARRKGRIFVLSRADAEANPDVITGTYLVSGRHAFILFDTGASISVISSKFAEKASLVSIPAEPVPISLPSGEAISCVKAYVDVPILIAGEIGWPFMTLVSGLRSEDFLEESCGPSYPPWWKTSEGIKIVSALKLMSLQRKGCQVFLCSVSSSTELPELKEVRIVNEYPDVFPEDLPGIPPERDVEFSIDPVPNGPIAKAPYRMAPAELQESEGQMR, from the exons ATGGAGCGACGCTTTGAAATCTGCGAGGTCCCAAACCAAAGACATGGTGAACTCCGGCCGTCCATTATCTGCAAGGTGAAGCCGACCATTGGTGGAGAATT ACTCTGCTCTTTACGACGCAAAGATGGAGGTGCTGCTCGCCGTAAAGGTCGTATATTTGTGCTGAGCCGAGCTGATGCCGAGGCTAACCCGGATGTGATTACCGGTACGTACCTTGTTTCTGGACGTCATGCTTTTATTCTGTTTGACACTGGTGCATCTATATCCGTCATATCTTCTAAATTCGCTGAAAAAGCATCCCTGGTATCCATTCCTGCTGAGCCCGTTCCCATATCTTTACCTTCTGGTGAAGCTATATCTTGTGTTAAGGCATATGTTGACGTGCCTATTCTCATCGCTGGTGAG ATTGGCTGGCCCTTTATGACGCTCGTTTCCGGTCTTAGATCGGAAGATTTCCTTGAAGAGTCCTGCGGGCCGAGTTACCCACCATGGTGGAAGACGTCGGAGGGTATAAAGATCGTTTCTGCCTTGAAACTGATGAGTCTACAAAGGAAGGGTTGTCAAGTGTTTCTATGCTCTGTTTCTTCATCTACTGAGTTACCTGAGCTTAAGGAGGTTCGTATCGTGAACGAGTACCCCGATGTTTTTCCCGAAGACTTACCTGGTATTCCTCCCGAGCGagatgttgagttctctatcgatCCGGTGCCCAAcggtccgattgctaaagccccgtatcGTATGGCCCCTGCTGAGTTACAAGAATCTGAAGGGCAAATGAGATGA
- the LOC141655293 gene encoding uncharacterized protein LOC141655293: MITQSEKRNNECGSCSRIYATDFRISGIIFSQQTPIEVVSIWSLRNSIRFRGEVFNPYVFFTKTRQLIKDVLQANDKSNNASLHPPGFENGVPGSSVEDDIDYQMLCVGRPLYCIGSFSSFPMVRIYADASWKKSCLADFGWIVIGPEGETRYEGYLCGRAESPLQAEALGVKEAISWARQEGILHAELSSDCLSLLMQWMGKQTKHHLIRGILHDISLISSGFHCLCFSYVRRDCNYRAHALAKQAMSSQ, from the coding sequence ATGATAACTCAAAGTGAAAAGAGGAATAACGAGTGTGGGTCTTGTTCGCGGATTTATGCGACAGACTTTCGTATTTCGGGCATAATTTTCTCTCAACAAACTCCGATTGAGGTGGTTAGTATCTGGTCTTTAAGAAATAGCATCCGTTTCAGGGGTGAAGTCTTTAACCCATACGTCTTCTTCACCAAAACTCGCCAATTGATTAAAGATGTTCTTCAAGCAAATGATAAGAGTAACAATGCTTCTTTACATCCGCCTGGTTTTGAGAATGGTGTCCCGGGCTCTTCCGTTGAAGATGATATTGACTATCAGATGCTCTGTGTGGGCCGGCCTTTATACTGTATCGGAAGTTTCTCTTCTTTCCCTATGGTACGTATTTATGCTGACGCCAGTTGGAAAAAATCGTGTCTTGCGGATTTTGGGTGGATTGTCATTGGGCCTGAAGGGGAAACTAGATATGAAGGTTATCTATGTGGTCGGGCTGAATCTCCTCTTCAAGCTGAAGCACTTGGGGTGAAGGAGGCCATCTCTTGGGCACGACAGGAGGGAATTCTACACGCTGAGCTTTCCTCTGATTGTCTCTCGCTACTGATGCAATGGATGGGGAAGCAGACAAAGCATCATCTTATTAGGGGCATCCTTCATGACATTTCTCTTATTTCATCTGGCTTTCATTGTTTGTGTTTTAGCTATGTTCGCAGGGACTGTAACTACAGAGCTCATGCCTTGGCAAAACAGGCTATGAGTTCGCAATAG